In a genomic window of Roseofilum casamattae BLCC-M143:
- a CDS encoding response regulator — protein sequence MIQQETAKANILVVDDIPANLHLFAKMLGQQGYKVRSAVTGTLAISGAKAMPPDLILLDILMPELDGYQVCSLLKADPRTEQIPIVFISALGEEIDKVRAFEVGGVDYITKPFLKAEVLARIDYHIRAHHTQQKLLEKNSRLQEEIEYRCFMEAKLERFSFHLKHMHRLNTSHYSTIADLLRDYLQTGCSILGCSTGWIARIEDGVYTIDAMESAIEEIDPSWKLELHDTPFDRAIQTRSTATHQWQPVGDGEATYVRGSQPVGLGTHRLESSIGTPIWIDNHLYGAIGFGSLLPREEDFNTQEREILELMAQSLGKWIGIRQTARKRQQAEEQTQLLLKVTQAISRSPDFETALRSALQHLCESSGWSYGEAWLPNADGSLLQLSPAWYAHQQESPEVLECLQNFRQGRLTQRRDLGILNRVWARGEAEYAPNVLDRSHEIGQDGQLFGCCHIEQGLWIPIRSVSSGEDQDKGKVLAILVLFLSDISTLPVTHQSDREATHRLMDLASAIASQLGTVIRQKQIEAEQTALLGAMDDRIAIYDARGTCLRCISSHPNCSMESAESSVNLTLDCLFPPAEAESHYLAIAKTLETKETQTIAYHLTIGDRRMWFSGKISPLTEQTVLSVIRDITPLEAATAALQQSEAKFRAIFEWAGIGIYITSLNGDLLDSNAAFQSFLGYSAADLHQMHYADLLHQDDSIEGDNRFQTLLLGQIDSYQVEKRYYHRSGAIMWGRLTVSAVRDGDAIAFVLGMVEDITERHHIELALKESETRYRELIEVQQDVLVCRWKPNTQLTFVNQYFCQFFNLSAAEPIDLLLNDFLVNPEDENNIQQKILALLEDLNPESWEYKYRSGTGEPRWLRWTNQPILDRWGSLVDIQSFGVDITAQKQRELAFKLIAQGTASASGNEFFNSCARYLADVLQVDYTLIAAPVEPHHRRVRILSFWDGKQLQAMGEFETIGSPWDRVLLGEEVYYPDNLQVHFPEHSWLQQLQAESYLGIPLRNRRDEIIGYLSILDRGKFEKDAAKQAILNIFVARTESELERTIAEEKLKKIAYQERSIAQILERMRETLDLDRLLAGTTAEIRQVFQSDRVAIYQCNPDWSGQFVAESKMPGLNALVDGNGSLSFTSEAITDESCAVKSWIDTPRQRSSSLLSAQGGTEWVSRSSQYLAMSDIYQVGFEVNYLKFLETIQARSYLILPIFCTQQLWGLLGIYQSQDCRDWLDDEIQMAIYIVSQLGITIQQSQLVSQIKQQSYELQIAKDSADAANRAKSSFLAKMSHQLRTPLNAILGFTQVMGRDRSLSVTQHEQLTIINHSGKKLLELINNVLEMSKIEAGQMSLQCTDFNLRELLDKLKKLLQLKASIKGIELEFKLGDRVPEYVYGDEGKLQQVLLNLLDNGIKFTDRGRVSLEVSLVSSLVRPPSEKLNLHFAVSDTGIGIPQEELEILFEPFRMHSAIDLQQEQEGTGLGLPIGHHFVQLMGGTLTVASILGGGSHFRFEIPLAAGQPKLAAADLPREKIVGLIPEQPNYRILVVDDERDHRLLMMHLLATVGFAVREACNGKEAIAIWEAWQPHLITMDMRMPVMNGLEATQQIKATLKGQTTTIVALTAHAFQQDRQQVLMAGCDDFLSKPFEEQMLLEKISHHLGVRYLYDTSDAEVEQKKEQDSHGTVSATDDIADTQWQEVSADCLMTLHQRAIEADAESILSLSEQIAHPAIAQWLQQRVRYFEFEEIAMEIEKFLARD from the coding sequence ATGATTCAGCAGGAAACAGCCAAAGCCAATATCCTTGTCGTTGATGATATCCCAGCTAACTTGCATTTGTTTGCTAAGATGCTCGGTCAACAAGGCTATAAAGTGAGATCGGCCGTTACGGGAACCTTAGCGATCTCGGGTGCAAAGGCCATGCCTCCCGATCTGATTTTACTGGATATTTTGATGCCAGAACTGGATGGATATCAGGTATGTTCTCTGCTAAAAGCCGATCCCAGGACAGAACAGATCCCGATTGTTTTTATTAGCGCTCTCGGAGAAGAAATTGATAAGGTCCGGGCCTTTGAAGTAGGAGGGGTAGATTACATTACCAAACCGTTCCTGAAAGCAGAAGTTTTAGCTCGAATAGACTATCACATTCGCGCCCATCACACCCAACAGAAATTACTCGAGAAAAACTCGCGCTTGCAAGAGGAAATTGAATATCGCTGTTTCATGGAAGCCAAGCTAGAGCGATTCAGTTTTCACTTAAAGCACATGCATCGTTTAAATACATCTCATTACAGTACGATCGCAGATTTACTGCGCGATTACTTGCAAACGGGGTGCTCGATTCTGGGATGTTCGACGGGATGGATTGCGCGGATTGAAGACGGAGTTTATACTATCGATGCCATGGAGTCGGCGATCGAGGAGATCGATCCCTCTTGGAAACTCGAGTTGCACGACACCCCCTTCGATCGCGCGATCCAAACCCGATCGACGGCCACCCACCAGTGGCAGCCCGTTGGCGATGGCGAAGCCACCTATGTCCGGGGTTCCCAACCCGTGGGTCTGGGAACCCACCGACTCGAATCGTCCATCGGCACGCCCATTTGGATTGACAACCACCTCTATGGAGCCATTGGATTTGGTTCGCTTCTGCCGAGAGAGGAAGACTTCAATACCCAAGAGCGAGAAATTTTGGAGCTAATGGCGCAAAGCTTGGGTAAATGGATCGGCATTCGGCAAACCGCCCGGAAGCGACAACAAGCAGAAGAACAAACTCAACTGCTGCTGAAGGTCACCCAAGCCATTAGTCGATCGCCGGATTTTGAAACGGCTTTGCGTTCTGCTTTGCAACACCTATGTGAATCTAGTGGCTGGAGTTATGGGGAAGCCTGGTTGCCCAATGCCGATGGCTCTCTCTTGCAGCTCAGTCCGGCTTGGTACGCCCACCAACAAGAGTCGCCAGAAGTCCTGGAATGCTTGCAAAACTTTCGTCAGGGACGCCTAACCCAGCGGAGAGACCTGGGAATTTTGAACCGAGTTTGGGCGCGCGGTGAAGCAGAATATGCCCCTAATGTTCTCGATCGCAGCCATGAAATCGGCCAAGACGGGCAACTGTTCGGCTGCTGTCACATCGAGCAGGGATTGTGGATTCCGATTCGCTCGGTTTCCAGCGGAGAAGACCAGGACAAGGGAAAGGTCTTAGCCATCCTGGTTTTATTCCTTTCTGACATCTCCACCCTACCAGTCACCCATCAATCCGATCGCGAAGCCACCCATCGCCTGATGGACTTGGCCTCGGCCATTGCCTCCCAACTGGGAACGGTGATTCGGCAAAAGCAAATTGAAGCGGAACAAACGGCCTTGCTCGGTGCTATGGACGATCGGATCGCGATCTACGACGCTCGCGGGACTTGCTTGCGATGTATCTCCAGTCATCCGAACTGCTCCATGGAGTCAGCCGAAAGCTCGGTCAACTTAACTCTCGATTGCTTGTTTCCCCCTGCCGAAGCCGAGTCACATTATTTAGCGATCGCCAAAACCCTGGAAACTAAAGAAACGCAAACCATTGCCTACCATCTCACCATAGGCGATCGGCGCATGTGGTTTTCCGGGAAAATTTCCCCCCTAACCGAGCAAACCGTCCTCTCCGTTATTCGCGACATTACTCCCCTCGAAGCGGCCACCGCAGCACTGCAACAAAGCGAAGCCAAATTCCGCGCCATCTTTGAATGGGCGGGAATTGGGATTTATATCACCAGCTTAAATGGCGACTTGCTCGATAGTAATGCCGCCTTTCAATCCTTCCTCGGCTACTCGGCTGCCGACTTACATCAGATGCATTATGCCGATCTACTCCATCAAGATGACAGCATTGAAGGAGACAATCGCTTTCAAACCCTGCTCCTCGGTCAAATTGACTCTTATCAAGTGGAGAAGCGATATTACCACCGATCGGGCGCGATTATGTGGGGTCGCTTAACCGTGTCTGCAGTGCGAGATGGAGATGCGATCGCATTTGTCTTAGGCATGGTAGAAGACATTACCGAACGCCACCATATCGAACTGGCCCTGAAAGAGAGCGAAACCCGATATCGAGAGCTGATTGAAGTGCAGCAAGATGTCTTAGTCTGTCGCTGGAAACCCAATACCCAACTAACGTTTGTCAATCAATATTTCTGTCAATTTTTCAATCTTTCCGCCGCAGAACCCATCGATCTACTCCTGAACGATTTCCTAGTTAATCCGGAAGATGAAAACAACATTCAACAAAAAATTCTGGCTCTTCTGGAAGACTTAAATCCGGAAAGTTGGGAATACAAATATCGCTCCGGAACCGGAGAACCTCGCTGGTTGCGCTGGACCAATCAGCCGATTTTAGACCGATGGGGTTCCTTGGTCGATATCCAATCCTTTGGGGTCGATATTACCGCACAAAAACAACGGGAACTGGCATTTAAATTAATTGCCCAAGGAACGGCTTCGGCTAGCGGCAACGAATTCTTCAACAGTTGCGCTCGATATTTAGCCGATGTCTTGCAAGTAGACTATACCTTAATTGCCGCCCCCGTCGAGCCGCACCACCGGCGAGTGCGCATTCTCTCCTTTTGGGACGGCAAGCAGTTGCAAGCCATGGGAGAATTCGAGACGATTGGTTCTCCTTGGGATCGAGTTCTACTCGGAGAAGAAGTCTACTATCCCGACAATCTGCAAGTCCACTTTCCCGAACATTCTTGGTTGCAGCAACTGCAAGCCGAGAGCTATTTAGGCATTCCCCTGCGCAACAGGCGAGACGAAATTATTGGCTATTTGTCGATTTTAGATCGCGGGAAATTTGAGAAAGATGCAGCAAAACAAGCGATTTTGAATATTTTTGTGGCTCGAACCGAATCGGAATTAGAGCGCACGATCGCGGAAGAAAAACTGAAAAAGATTGCCTATCAAGAACGCTCGATCGCGCAAATTTTAGAGCGAATGCGCGAAACTCTGGATTTGGATCGGCTGCTTGCCGGAACTACTGCCGAAATTCGCCAGGTATTTCAAAGCGATCGAGTAGCCATTTATCAATGCAATCCAGACTGGAGCGGTCAATTTGTGGCCGAATCTAAAATGCCCGGTTTAAACGCTTTAGTCGATGGCAATGGCTCTCTCTCCTTCACGTCCGAAGCCATTACCGATGAAAGTTGCGCGGTTAAATCTTGGATCGATACTCCCCGTCAGCGATCGTCATCTTTGCTCTCGGCACAAGGGGGAACCGAATGGGTGTCTCGCTCCTCTCAATACCTGGCCATGAGCGATATTTATCAGGTAGGATTTGAGGTCAATTACCTGAAATTTCTTGAGACGATTCAAGCAAGATCCTATTTAATTTTACCCATTTTTTGTACTCAGCAACTGTGGGGACTGCTGGGCATATACCAGAGTCAAGACTGTCGTGACTGGCTCGATGATGAAATTCAAATGGCAATTTATATTGTCAGCCAATTGGGAATTACGATTCAACAATCTCAGTTAGTCAGTCAAATTAAACAGCAATCTTATGAATTGCAAATCGCCAAAGACAGCGCCGATGCGGCCAATCGTGCCAAGAGCAGTTTTCTGGCAAAAATGAGCCATCAACTGCGCACTCCCTTGAATGCAATTTTAGGATTTACTCAGGTCATGGGTCGCGATCGCTCCTTATCCGTCACCCAACACGAGCAGTTAACGATTATCAATCACAGTGGTAAAAAATTGCTGGAATTAATTAACAATGTATTAGAAATGTCGAAGATTGAAGCCGGACAGATGAGCTTGCAGTGTACGGACTTCAATTTGCGGGAACTATTAGATAAACTGAAAAAACTCTTGCAGTTGAAAGCCAGCATCAAAGGGATCGAACTGGAGTTTAAACTCGGCGATCGCGTCCCGGAATACGTGTATGGCGATGAAGGCAAACTGCAACAAGTGTTGCTAAACTTATTAGATAATGGCATTAAGTTTACCGATCGCGGCAGGGTCAGTTTAGAGGTCTCCTTAGTCTCCTCCCTCGTTCGCCCCCCCTCAGAGAAATTAAATCTACACTTTGCCGTTTCGGATACGGGAATTGGCATTCCTCAAGAGGAATTAGAGATCTTATTTGAACCGTTTCGGATGCACTCGGCCATCGACTTGCAGCAAGAGCAAGAAGGAACGGGATTGGGCTTGCCGATCGGCCATCATTTTGTCCAGTTAATGGGTGGAACATTAACCGTTGCATCCATCCTGGGAGGGGGCAGTCATTTTCGGTTTGAAATTCCTTTAGCAGCGGGACAACCTAAGCTAGCTGCTGCCGATCTCCCTCGAGAGAAAATCGTTGGATTAATCCCAGAACAACCGAACTATCGTATCTTGGTGGTGGATGACGAGCGAGATCATCGGTTGTTGATGATGCATTTGCTCGCTACTGTCGGATTTGCCGTACGCGAAGCCTGTAATGGCAAAGAAGCGATCGCAATTTGGGAAGCGTGGCAGCCTCATCTAATTACTATGGATATGCGAATGCCGGTGATGAACGGACTGGAAGCAACTCAGCAGATTAAAGCTACCTTGAAAGGACAAACGACTACCATTGTTGCCCTCACGGCTCATGCCTTCCAGCAAGATCGACAGCAGGTGTTGATGGCAGGTTGCGATGATTTTTTGAGCAAGCCCTTTGAGGAACAAATGTTACTCGAGAAAATTAGCCATCATTTGGGGGTTCGCTATCTCTATGACACCTCTGATGCTGAGGTGGAGCAGAAGAAGGAGCAAGACTCCCATGGGACGGTATCGGCGACGGATGATATTGCAGATACTCAGTGGCAAGAGGTATCTGCCGATTGTTTAATGACTCTGCATCAACGAGCGATCGAGGCGGACGCCGAGTCCATTTTATCCCTAAGCGAGCAAATTGCTCATCCGGCGATCGCCCAATGGCTGCAACAGCGAGTCCGCTATTTTGAGTTTGAAGAAATTGCCATGGAGATCGAGAAGTTTTTGGCTCGAGATTGA
- a CDS encoding efflux RND transporter permease subunit, translated as MIFYRNRQLLVLSLILIVVWGISSFLTLPRMEDPQLTQRFGTVTTFFPGATPQRVESLITEKIEEELVELEEINYLESTSSTGISVIQIELKETINDVKPVWSEVRSKLDDISLELPPGASDPEYEASNPAANALIVGLTWELDDAPNPALLDRLAEGLEDELRQLPGTDKVERFGAPTEEVRVDVNAVDLARLGLTARSLSQQIQASDAKVSAGQFRNQDTELLFEVDSQLDSLERIRQIPIQLGSDGQVAQLGDIARLSKGVDDPPAELALINGHRAIAVAARVESDYRVDLWAQDARALLQDYQNRLSDGIGMVTILDQSEYVQQRLDGVIRNLILGSSLVILVSLIILGWKSALIVGSALPLATLMVFGAMKVMGIPLHQMSITGIIIALGLLIDNAIVVVDEVQVRLQAGREPGAAVQHTVSHLFIPLLASTLTTVLAFFPIAASPGPTGEFIGAIGTTVILAVGSSLFLSLTIIAALVGRLHHWQPLPQWSWLQYGFSDRHLSKLYRNTLNLLFRSPWFTIGLALVLPIVGFSQFHTLEQQFFPPTNRDQFYIEFELPAQTAIAETQRQVLQARELIRSYPQIDEVQWFLGKSAPTFFYNVVFDRENAPYYAQGIVQLNSTEGLRQTIQDLQRDLDGAFPQAQVLVKQLEQGPPFNAPIELRLYGSDLEELRRLGNELRGELNQVEDVIHTSASLTEALPKLALTVDEVRARRVGLDNEAIANQLDGNLQGIVGGSILEGTEDIPIRVRVADATNSQLGRLSALDLVAPETGETIPLDTLATVGFVPDFASISRYNGQRINTVEGFITAGALPSTVLQRLEEHLKTSEFELPPGYSLAYGGEADARGNAIGNLFSTVGVLAVLMAATLVLSFNSFRLAIVIGTVAIAAVGLAAFALWAFDTLFGFTAILGTLGLIGLAINDSIVVLAALREDPKARYGDRQATVAVVFKSTRHVIATTLTTMMGFVPLLLDPTGFWPPLAIAIAGGLGGATLLALYYIPSVHLLLYRSTNRSQARNEVSPDSIASSMSR; from the coding sequence ATGATTTTCTATCGCAATCGCCAACTGCTCGTTCTCTCGCTCATTCTGATCGTCGTTTGGGGAATCTCCTCCTTTCTCACCTTACCGAGAATGGAAGATCCGCAACTTACCCAGCGCTTCGGAACCGTGACGACTTTCTTTCCTGGAGCCACGCCGCAACGAGTCGAATCGTTAATTACGGAAAAAATTGAAGAAGAGTTAGTCGAACTCGAAGAAATTAACTATCTTGAATCCACTTCCAGTACGGGAATTTCCGTCATTCAAATTGAACTAAAAGAGACCATTAACGATGTGAAACCAGTGTGGTCTGAGGTTCGCAGTAAGCTGGACGATATTTCCCTCGAATTACCTCCTGGCGCCAGCGATCCCGAATATGAAGCATCTAACCCTGCAGCGAATGCTCTGATTGTCGGGTTAACGTGGGAGTTGGATGACGCTCCTAATCCTGCTTTGCTCGATCGCCTGGCCGAAGGTTTAGAAGACGAACTGCGTCAGCTCCCTGGAACCGATAAAGTCGAGCGGTTTGGCGCGCCGACAGAAGAAGTACGAGTGGATGTCAATGCGGTAGATTTAGCACGTTTGGGACTAACGGCGCGATCGCTCTCCCAACAAATTCAAGCCAGCGACGCAAAAGTTTCTGCCGGACAATTTCGCAACCAGGACACGGAATTATTATTTGAAGTGGACAGTCAGCTCGACTCCCTGGAACGCATTCGCCAAATTCCCATTCAACTGGGTTCGGACGGGCAAGTGGCGCAGCTCGGGGATATTGCTCGGTTGAGTAAAGGAGTGGACGATCCGCCCGCAGAATTAGCCTTAATTAACGGCCATCGGGCGATCGCCGTTGCTGCTCGCGTCGAATCTGATTATCGCGTAGACTTGTGGGCACAAGATGCTCGCGCTCTCTTGCAAGATTACCAAAACCGGCTCTCCGACGGCATTGGTATGGTGACTATTCTCGATCAAAGCGAATACGTGCAGCAGCGTCTCGATGGCGTCATTCGCAACTTAATTCTCGGTTCGTCTTTAGTCATTCTCGTTTCCCTGATAATTCTCGGTTGGAAGTCCGCATTAATTGTCGGTTCTGCGCTTCCCCTGGCAACCTTGATGGTATTTGGCGCGATGAAAGTGATGGGCATTCCCCTCCATCAAATGTCGATTACCGGGATTATCATTGCCTTGGGATTGCTCATCGATAATGCGATCGTGGTGGTGGATGAAGTACAGGTGCGGTTGCAAGCCGGACGAGAACCGGGAGCAGCAGTGCAGCACACTGTCAGTCATTTATTCATTCCCCTGCTCGCTTCTACCTTAACTACGGTGTTAGCCTTTTTCCCCATCGCCGCTTCTCCAGGGCCGACGGGCGAGTTTATCGGCGCTATCGGAACAACCGTTATTTTAGCGGTCGGCAGTTCCTTATTCTTATCGCTGACAATTATTGCAGCTCTTGTCGGACGACTCCATCACTGGCAACCTTTACCCCAATGGTCGTGGTTGCAATATGGATTTAGCGATCGCCACCTCTCCAAACTTTACCGCAATACTCTCAATCTGCTCTTTCGTTCTCCCTGGTTCACCATTGGTTTGGCGCTGGTTTTGCCTATCGTCGGCTTTTCCCAGTTCCATACCCTCGAGCAGCAGTTTTTTCCCCCCACCAACCGCGATCAGTTTTATATCGAATTTGAGCTGCCGGCGCAAACGGCGATCGCCGAAACTCAGCGCCAGGTATTGCAAGCGCGGGAGCTAATCCGCAGTTATCCGCAAATTGACGAAGTGCAGTGGTTTCTCGGCAAAAGCGCTCCCACCTTCTTTTACAATGTCGTATTCGATCGCGAAAATGCCCCTTATTATGCCCAAGGTATCGTCCAGTTAAACTCTACCGAAGGCTTGCGGCAAACGATTCAAGATTTGCAACGGGATCTTGATGGAGCATTTCCCCAGGCGCAAGTGCTGGTGAAACAGTTGGAACAAGGGCCGCCGTTTAATGCTCCCATTGAGTTGCGCTTGTATGGTTCCGACTTAGAGGAACTGCGACGGTTGGGGAACGAGTTGCGCGGGGAACTTAATCAAGTTGAAGATGTGATTCATACCAGCGCCAGCTTAACCGAAGCGTTGCCCAAGTTAGCGCTGACAGTCGATGAGGTGCGAGCGCGCCGCGTCGGTTTGGATAATGAGGCGATCGCCAACCAACTCGATGGTAATCTGCAAGGAATCGTGGGAGGTTCGATCTTAGAAGGAACGGAAGATATTCCAATTCGGGTGCGAGTCGCCGATGCCACCAACAGTCAGCTCGGACGCCTGTCTGCCTTGGATTTAGTCGCGCCAGAAACGGGAGAAACCATTCCCCTCGATACTCTCGCGACGGTCGGTTTTGTCCCGGATTTTGCCAGCATTTCTCGCTATAACGGGCAACGGATTAATACCGTCGAAGGCTTCATTACGGCTGGTGCTTTGCCTTCCACCGTGTTACAGCGCTTAGAAGAGCATCTAAAAACCTCGGAGTTTGAGCTACCTCCCGGATATTCCCTCGCTTATGGCGGAGAAGCCGACGCGCGCGGAAATGCCATCGGCAATCTCTTTTCTACCGTTGGCGTCCTCGCCGTCCTTATGGCTGCCACTCTCGTCTTATCCTTCAACTCCTTCCGTTTGGCGATCGTTATCGGTACAGTCGCGATCGCAGCCGTCGGGCTAGCCGCCTTCGCACTCTGGGCGTTCGATACCCTCTTTGGTTTTACCGCAATTTTGGGGACTTTGGGTTTAATCGGTTTGGCTATTAATGACTCAATTGTGGTGCTCGCCGCACTCCGGGAAGACCCCAAAGCGCGCTATGGCGATCGCCAAGCCACCGTTGCTGTGGTCTTCAAGTCCACTCGCCACGTCATTGCCACCACCTTAACCACAATGATGGGATTTGTGCCTCTCTTGCTCGATCCGACGGGATTTTGGCCTCCTCTGGCGATCGCGATTGCTGGGGGACTCGGCGGCGCAACCTTACTCGCTCTCTACTACATTCCCTCCGTCCACTTGCTCTTGTATCGGTCAACCAACCGCTCTCAAGCGAGAAACGAAGTTTCTCCAGACAGCATTGCCTCAAGTATGAGCCGGTAA
- a CDS encoding response regulator codes for MTAPSVTSPLADILIVDDTLANLRLLSEMLNEKGYNVRKAINGQMALNSVRSKAPHLILLDVNMPDMNGYQVCKELKAGADTCDIPVIFVSALDDCLDKVQAFEVGGVDYVTKPFAVPEVLARIEMQLTVRRLSREQRDRDRQLQDTLDELKLTQAHLLHQAKIASLVSSISGIYRESNDPMELWKRVQTAIAGTDEMSIAARIESAIAILEYRLTEKSGNSISIAKNYAEIPQVSFSTQDLGQALFYLFNNAIASLKNVARHPNPTIWVEGRAIAEERLEIQIRNNGAGVSDEVQARLFHLPLSTQSSLQSPGLELFLAHQIIVQNYNGTLRYEVLPDESKAFVMELPVNPATANSI; via the coding sequence ATGACTGCCCCTTCCGTAACATCCCCTCTTGCCGACATTTTGATTGTTGACGATACTCTCGCCAATTTGCGCCTCCTCTCCGAAATGTTAAATGAAAAAGGCTATAACGTTCGCAAAGCGATTAACGGTCAAATGGCTTTAAACTCGGTTCGGAGCAAAGCCCCTCATTTAATTTTGCTGGATGTGAACATGCCCGATATGAATGGCTACCAAGTCTGTAAAGAATTAAAAGCTGGAGCCGATACCTGCGATATTCCCGTAATTTTTGTGAGTGCTTTAGATGATTGCTTGGATAAAGTGCAAGCGTTTGAAGTGGGAGGAGTAGATTATGTGACGAAACCCTTTGCGGTGCCAGAAGTTTTGGCGCGAATTGAAATGCAGTTAACCGTGCGCCGCTTAAGCCGAGAACAGCGCGATCGCGATCGCCAACTCCAAGACACCTTAGACGAGCTAAAACTTACGCAAGCTCATCTGTTGCACCAAGCAAAAATTGCGAGCTTGGTCAGTTCTATCTCTGGAATTTATCGAGAATCTAACGATCCGATGGAACTCTGGAAGCGCGTACAAACTGCGATCGCTGGAACGGATGAAATGTCGATCGCCGCTCGGATCGAAAGTGCGATCGCGATCCTGGAATACCGATTAACAGAGAAATCGGGAAACTCTATATCTATAGCGAAAAACTATGCAGAAATTCCACAAGTTTCGTTTTCCACTCAAGATTTAGGTCAAGCGTTATTCTATTTGTTCAATAACGCGATCGCATCTTTAAAAAATGTCGCTCGACACCCGAATCCAACTATTTGGGTTGAAGGGCGCGCGATCGCTGAAGAACGGCTCGAAATTCAAATTAGGAATAATGGAGCAGGCGTGTCAGATGAAGTGCAAGCTCGGCTGTTTCATCTGCCTTTGAGTACCCAAAGCAGCCTACAATCCCCAGGCTTAGAACTCTTCCTCGCCCACCAAATTATCGTTCAAAACTATAACGGAACTTTGCGATATGAAGTGTTGCCCGACGAAAGTAAAGCCTTTGTTATGGAACTTCCAGTAAACCCTGCGACAGCAAATTCTATTTAA